tcatatacatagaTGATatagagcaaagaaacctcttgcaattgcttgaagtggggtggggaatgAGGCACAAGGGTTGGAGATGGTggggtaatctaaccaatgtacgatGTAAATCAGCTTCGAGGAGGAAAGATTTGGTTTGCATTggggtttcagaggcttcagcccATGGTCAGCTGGATCCCTTGTTTCTGGACTGTGATGAGACAGCACATCCTGGTGCAGAGGACATAGTAAAGGTatgtagagcaaagctgctcatctGCTGAAGGCTCAGTAGCAGACACAGTAACAGGAGAGGCCAGGACCAAGGAACCCCTTCCATGGTATACCCAGTCACCCATGTCCTCTATATGTGGACCCCATATTCCACTCCTCCCAACAATCTGTGCATATTGTGAGTAGTTCaatgaattaaaacatttattaggtcatagccctcatgatctaatcacttctGAGATGCCATACTGTCACACCCAGTGTCCCCTTCCATAATAAACCCATAATCTCTTAATCCATCTGTTGACGGGATGAACCATTGCACCTACTAGCTCCTTTTTCTTGTGTAGTAAACTCTCTCTGCCTTTTGTGACAAGGTGCTTTTATTCCCCCAAGTTCTttaaaaacatcatcttaagcgaagttagccaggctcagaaagccaaaaatcacatgttctccctcatatgcagattatagacctaaaacaaatgcagcgatattattggacacgggtcacacactaaggggtgAACACGCacgcacgggaggaatagggaaacttgaatgtagttgatgtactTACTGTAagggagtgaatatagtaatcttaaaaactgacagaggccactatgggaaggtgaccgggaagtagtgaagaggtctggtacaggtgaaccaatgtgggttgcaatacacatgtgcatggaagcaatgcatggaatctctgcatagctatctttatctcaaactagtaaaaatgctgtctttctttctcttcaacaaagtgggagaacaagagggcggaacaggttctacctggttGCGGCGGGGGGGgggtatacacatgtaagtaaatgtaaaaatgataaaagaagaaaaaaccagACTTTTCTTATCAAATAATTACTCTATGTCTAGGAAAAGGCAGACAAAGGGTACTCTCTCAGGGTCTAGTAAGGACTGAAACCAGTGTTTCTGCTGCCAAGGAATGTACATGTCATGGAATTTGTCCTACAAAGTAGCCATATATCTGAATTAGCATGtggcatagaaagaaaaaatggtggaTTACTGTTAAAATTAGATTTGGGGCTGGAAAAGCCTTTTCCCAGTATGCAGAATTCTCTGGTTTCCAACTTCAGCATGGCTAAATAATATAAACATAAGGAAATAAAACTAGATGTAAAAATGTCCTTAATATTCTTGTGGAAATAAATTACCATTGCTTTCAAAGAAATTCAGGAGTAGTGATCATCTTCCTTCAATGTAAGTAGTATGCAAAACTATGCAAGTATAAAACAATAAGCAACCCCTCAAGTTAAATCACCCCATGGAGATTTCATATAAAGTAAGTAAGAGTAATTATAAGTGACTAAAGGGCTCTTTTCTCCTTGTGTGACTTAACCCCACAAAACCATCCACTGTTCACTTTTTGCCTTTCAAAGACAGTTTAATAAAGAGCAGGTGGGGTGTAACAGGATCATGGCTGAGGACAGGATTGAAATTAAAAGACAGACaagttaaaatgttaaattccCTCCTGGTGACCTCTCTCCAGGATCACCACACTTGGTGTCTTCAGGACCATCTCCTGGTTTGCATCTGGTTTTAGGACCACTCATTTTGGCTgttccttctctctgcctttctggCCAGGCTGTCTGCCTTCACAGCCTCAGCCAGCCTCTTCCTGGCTTGCTTCACCTTCCTCATCTGTCTTCGGATGTCTGCAGATGTCACCTCTTGGTGGTAGAAAGATGGAGGAAGACCTCCTGGGATTGTCTCTCTCTGATATGGAACCTGGCCAGGGCTGGGCTCTGGGCAAGTCCGCAGATCCTCAGCACCAGCTTGGCCCAGGGATTTACCCTGAattcccaaggaaataatctttgAGGCACTTTCAAAGTCTAGTGCAGTTAAAAGCTGTCCTTCACTGCTGTGCACCTGGAGGCCCTGCAGTCTCCTCAGTGCACAGAGCTGCTGGGGCTTCTCCAAGTTCTCCTCCCCATGTCTGCGCCTGACCTCGTTGCCAGGGTGGGCAGTGATTCTTGTCACTGGCCTCTTGAAGATGCAGCTGGTCATCCTCACAGGCAGTGCGGCCCCTGCTCCAGCTCTGTGCCTGCCCTTGGCCACGGggactcttttcttcctctccaaaGCCTCAGGTATCATATTTCTCTTCAGCCTCccctttgaaagaaaaatataagtgaCATTTTAATAAAACGAGTCTACCCAGTTATGGAGAACTTTCTTAGTTCATTGGGAGTTTCCACCCTCCCGTCCCCTCAAAGAGTTTCACAAATCATGCTGGGTATCACAGTTGTCTGGAAAGTTTGTTAACACTCAGTTTTCTGGAACCCAAGTACATCCAACATGGTGGGGGAGGGtcttagaattttcattttcctgggtCCAACCTGAGGCTCCTGAGACATCACCCAGATGATGGGATTTTCTAGGACAGCAAAAGGAAGGTCTGTACCTGGGCCAAATACAGACAAATTCTCTCCACCCTCTTAGAGGATGTTactcttttctcctccccttcttgCCATTGCCTGGTGGTGCCACTGACCCTCCCTACTGAGACCCAGGGATTACAAGTTTCACATGTAGACTGAACTGCACCATCTAAGTTTTTGTATGAACACTATGAACTCTATGTTCCCATTGGATGAATGATATCAGCCCACAGATCCAAGGAACTCCATACTCCACATCCCTTAATCATAGTAAATACAAATATCATGGTCTAAAACCCAATGATAACAAGAAAGATTTCAGAGATCACATACTTTGAATATGCAGAAAAAAGAGTGAATGGTAACATTAATGAAGCTATACATCCATTGGGCAGAATTTTTAGTGCTAGGAGAATAAGATTACTCTGTCAGTCACCagttgctcatgtctgtaatcctagatagttgggaggctgagattgggagaactgaggtttgaggccagcccaggcaaatagtttgagagacccccccccatctccaatataactggagcaaaatggactgtagatgtggctcaagcagtagagctactgctttgcaagctcaaagctctgagttcaaaccccagtgtcaccaaaaaaagaaaaaaatcaattaggtTCCTTTACCCAGCAAGAATTATGTGAGTCAGTCAGCCACCTCCGCCCCAAAGCCCATGCAAAAGGACCACTACAATACTGGGTGCAATGTGGCATCTGTCTTCCTATCTGCAGATCAGAATGACCTGATTaagatttctttatcttttcccaGTATTTTGTTGTGCAAATTTTATGAAAAGCTGCTCAATAAGTCATGAAAATGTCACCAACATAAAGATCATGGCAAGACTTATTATTGCTCAGTCTTcacttaaataaatattaataaaacaagCATTAATTCAAAGTACTAACAACAAAATACATCAGGTTAAGTTTTTCTCACTCCCTTTGAGAATGAACTTCACAGAGGACAAAAATcacctaatgatgcatttctcaggCATCCCCACCATCGTAATTAGCATTGAATGACTGCAGCTTGAAATTTACTCAACTAAGTTACTCATTGCCCTAGAAACTCTCCTTAGGACTCGTTCCAAGGACAGCTCTCTGCTAACTTGAAGGGTTTAAACTGACAGATAAGTAGAGGAACAGTCACTCTTTCCATCTGTAGGGATGTGGACTCACCAGGACAGGTTGGCTTGGGAAGGCGTTGATTGCAGGCTCCTCCATGGTCATGCAGTGTGTCCTGCTGACCCCACTGCTGAGAGGCAGACAGACTGAGGCTTGCTGGGAGATGCAGGAATGCCCTCATTGGTTCTCCTTCTAAACCAGAAGAGCAAGAGGAAACTAATAAGCAGATAACCCAACCCATGGATAATCCAATCAGTGAATAAGCCAATTTCTAGATAAACCAATCATTAAATAATCCACAGGAGACACCCTGTCTCATATCTGTGGCATTGAGGCtttatacagaaaacaaaaaaaaaaagctagagttATGACACTGTCGGTAGATTATAATTGTTAATTTGCATAGGAAGTTGATAGCACTTACAGTTAATATCAGCATTTTATtgtaactgaattttaaatttttaattgataacAAAATTTCATGTTTGGATTTAGGTCTACTTTATAGAGATTCAATTAATCTAATTAGCATACCCATAACCTCATCAAGCTATTATTATCAGCACTTTAAAAGTGGCTATTTTTCTCAATCCTCAGCATCTTTGAATAtattgtataaaaatggaaatggaagTTTGTGCATTAATTTTCATACTACATTGGTTAATATAGGAAAAATTAGGGAACATTTAAATGTTTAACAGCAAAATATCCAAAACACTTAACAAATCTACAGAATCAGCTCTATAGAACATTAAAAGAAATTACTGTTTTGTGTATTAACATTGCATGTAATGATTGGtaaatcagatttttttcatacatacttttcctcttcccctttaCTTAACTGACTTATGTTCTGTTAATCTCTTTAGTTTACTGACTGAATTAGATTTTATCACTCCACTTTTCTCCATAGAGACTTATTAGAATCACATACAGATCTGTGTACTTATGCTAATTGTTAAGTCACAAATCTTCTACTTTATACATGCAAATATTAGCTTTACCACTTGCTCCAAATGTTAATactttagaacaattttaattccattttatctGACTTTTGTATTACTGTTGTCATACATCTTAATTCCACCTTTAATTTCCCTGAGgcatttctagttttgtttcagaagataatattcatttattcttgtCTATATAATATCTCTTCTATTCCTCTTCATTCTGTTACTTGCCAGTGTCAAAGTGTTGCAGGCTggctggtgtcaagggtccttgacTTCATAGGCCAGAAAAccggctcgtgaggcagctgaatgatgagccaaagccagtatagaaagcaggatttattagagagaaaatcTACAGCTAGAGCACTGCAGGGGAGCCTGGAAGCCAGTAACTCCTGCTCAGGTGAGGGCTGGGGCTTTTTTAAGGACGCTTTAATTCTAGGTTAGGGTATCAGTTACATGGGTTTCTCCTATTGGGCATGTATTGTCCTGTGGCAGATTTGTGGGACCCTGTATCTCTTCCTGGcagatttgtgagaccctgtatctcctcctcagtgtgcaggaatgcaggtttataactccctctcagggtgcagggctcatggggctctccatgggggatgggctacttactcatctgccttaggtatcCAGACCCAACAATTCCTTCCAGTTTTTGTCTGGAGTTATTTTCCACTGAGCTTAAGAACTCACTTTAGAATTTTTTTGCATGTTGGGGATCAAATTCAtgggtatgctaggcaagcaccatcAGTTACACACCAGCTCTAGAATGTTTTCTAATTCCAAGCACTAGCAATAGAACATTTCAGGTTAACTTTTTCTTTAGCTGTCTATATTTTGGAGCAATGTTTTCTGCTGGGTATCTATATGATAAGAGATTTCTTTCAGAACTTTGTGACCTGTGGATTTCTATCTTCTTTGATGTCAGCAttcagttatttttgttattattgttgtttattcGGACTATATAATCTCTGAAGTCATCTCATTATCTTTGGATTTTAGCACATGATATAGTTATTTCCTCTATATTTACTTTGCTTAGGGTATGTGCAGTTTCGTGGATCTGTGGGCTGATGTCTTTCATCCACTTGGAACAttcttctgtattttcatttctgataCCCAATCCTCCCCCCATGTTTCCTCTACTTCCCTTTTAATCACAGTTTACAGAGTCTCTGGGTCCTGAATTTTCCAATGCCCTTCACCCAGTACTTTGGGATATTTGTTTTTGTACTTTCTTCCAATTTAGTAACCCAGTCTCATcaatctcttatttcttcttaatCTAATTCTAAGGAATTTCAGTTCTAAACATAAAACACAAAGTAgctttaataaaaatggaaaaagagcaACTTCAcaatcaatgaaaagaaaaattatcaaacagtaaaattcaaaaatagaaagacaaaatGATTATTTGGATCATATTAAGTATATTAGGAGCTACTATTGATAAAATTAAtcagaaaagtaaaaggaaaccCACAGAGTAGAAGAAGACACTTGGCTTCTTCCATAAAGTAAAGTGTACTGAGTATACACTCAATATACTTAAAGTATATTGAGCCAGAACTTACAAAGAGTTCTGTCAAATAAACAAGCTTGGAAAAAGTGGCAAGCATGACTATTCCCTAcacaaaagaagacaaacaaatggtcaataaaatgtagaaataagtTTCACCTCTTTAACTTTGGTTAAATTCCTTCTTAAAAACTCACAATGGGACACTATTCTGCacctaaaatgaaaaagacagcAATACTAAATGCTGAGCAGTCCATAGAACAATCAGATCATTGATAGAAGGCTTGTGGGAATTTAAGTTGGTATAATCACCTTGAGAAATTGTTTGACAAGATTTGTTAAAGTCACATGTGCACACGTGTTACTATAATGCCATGAATACAAATATCCCCAACACTGTGCAAATTTGGCCACAGAGTTCGGAATCATAGTAGTTCTggactagaaaccaaaaaatgcCCACTAGCAGAAGAATGACAAAGTAGTGTGGTATCTGCAACAGGCAGAACCCTACACagcaaggagaattacaaatagCAACTAGTGGAATGTGTGGAGGCATCTCACACATCCATGCCCAGGAGACTGTACACCTGTCGTTTATGTGAGACAGACTAGATGGGTCCACATCTCCCTGGGGTGCTGGGGAAAAAGTTAGGCATTGTTATATCACTGTTAAATCATTGCTAATGGCAAAGAAAAGACTTTATTGTAAGCATCCCCTTTTAagccttatttttcctttaaataagctgGGACAATTTGACTCCCTAACTGACAGCTCTCTCCTGATGGCTTTGAGTAGAAGCCTGTAAGCCAAGCAGTCACTCCACAGGTGCCTTGAGGAAGCTATATGGCATCACAGCTGCCTGTTGCCAAAACACAACCCTGTCTCTAGAGGGCACTGTCCCAACCACGGCTGTTTCAATGTAACTATCACAAGCCTCATTGAACTGCAGATCCTACAGGCATTTTCACCCAATCCAGAGGGTTATCACATAATGACAGAAGCAagcacagtccttcatttgcatgagggacTGTGCTGTGATTGGTGTAAAGATGATACTTCATTTACATGAGGGACTGTGCCATGATTGGTACAAACACAGTTCTTCATTTGCATAAGGGACTATGGTGTGATGGTATAAACATGGTCCTTCATTGTATTGATGCTtctcatatagctgggatgacagatggatgctaccacacccagcttttattattTGAGGtggtgtcttgtgaactttttgtccaggctggccttaaaccttgatcctcccagtctctgcctcccaaatagctaggattacagacatgtaccaccatgcccacccctaaactgttaagaaaaatgtgttttgtagGCTATAGATTTAGACTGGGCAACTGAGCTGAACCTAACAGACCAAACTGATATAGAGTTTAATCACAGTTAAGCGAGTATTGACTGATTGCTACACTGCAAGCAACCAGGTAAGTGGTAACCAATTAATTGACTGAGCTCTAGCtaattaagttgtttttctcatttctgtttttatataagTGCTGTCAGATCACATTGTTGGCTGAAGTTCTCATAACCTGCTATGCTTCTGGAAGCTGCCCACTTCTCAAAACCCATTTTTCTCAGATAAACTACACTAGATTTAATTAGTctaaggaattttctttttaacacagtctatgttttaaaaaattcacttctAGAAATGTCCttgtattttctgaatattttaatactatacacatttttttcactttttaatgtaaatgaagctggacttaaaaatatttaagtacaGTCAGCCCTCAATATTTGCAGGTACTTCATGGATTCAACCAATTCAGATggaaaatgttcagaaaaatccatctgtactgaacataaatggaatattttctttcccttattccctaaacaatataataCAATAGCTATTTCTaaagcatttgcattgtattaggtattacaagACAGCTAGAGATGATTTTAAGTATTTAAGTATTTGCATTTAACCTATACAGGATGGGTTATGTGtgaatactatgccattttatttttttttaatttctggtttTGTTGCTGATCCTTATGGGAAGCCATGGGGAGACCAAATGCCGAGTCATTAATCCAGCCATCCATCCAGCCCCAActcatccacccactcatccatccatccctatgtcattttatataaaagatttGAGTATCCACAGCTTTTGATATCCATGGggttctggaaccaatcccccatgATATCAATGGATGACCACATTTCACAGAAGGTGTAAACGTAAGGTATGACTAACCGCGCTCTGTGTATCATGAGCAATTAGGATTGAACAAGCCATTCCCTGAAGCTGGTACAGCAGTCTTCACTCCCTCATGCTTTTCCAATCAGGCTTCCCTACCTCCAGCCATGCAACTGGATTCCCtaagtacataaataaaaccACCAAAGTATGGTTATTCCCTTCTTGATTTCACATCCTCCATGATTAATAAGGTAAAAATGAAAACGTTTTTCTTACCTGCGTGAGTCTGATTAGCATTTATATGGTTCTCAGAGAAGCAATAGAAAGCAATTCTTCACAAGATGATTCCACGATTTAGAGGGTGCTGAGGCTAtgcctaaaatcaggaaggagaggagagatgacTTTCCCTGGGCCTTTGACAGATGAAAGATGAGGCGGTCGTCCGACTCTCCTCAGCAGGGTGCTGAGACATGAAGGGTTGAAGCGACGTCCATGCTGCTTCTGATGGTCTGAGACCTTGGCAATGGCATTCGAAGTGGGGGGACCCCAGATGCCCAGATTCCCAGAAGATTTAACTCGTACAATCTTCATGAGGAAGAATATATACTGTGCCCTTGTGTCCTGCCACCATGGAACATCCTGCCTGATCTCCAGGGCTCTTACCCCAAACTCTTGTTTCCTCTGGGAACTTCCTCAAGTCCTGAGCATGCATACCCTCACACTCAGCTGGAATAGATTCAGGTGTTATTGCAGAACACAATGGGGAGAAACTCAGGAGTCTAGATTTATCATTTGGCATCATCTAACTTTAATTGGGATTAAGGTCAGGAAATCTACCATCTGGCTTTACTTTAGAAATCACCTGGAGAGTTTTAAAACtacctgtggctgtggctgtttCCAGAAATTCTTACCCCACTGGTGTTGGATACAGCCTAGGCCACAGGAATTTTGCAATTCCCTGAGGATCTAAGAAACAACCAAGGATGACAAATCACTATTCTGGTAGGTTTGAACTTTGACTTATAGTTAAAGACACCTAGGAGagttctttctcactctctctctctctcattttatatatatattttatatatatatatatatatatatatacagacattattataaataactataaaattattttaaaagaaccagTACTTATTGCAAAAACCAGTATTAGATTTTGATTCTCTATGTTTGTTGGACTCAGGTTTTCTTTGCTGATGTTccattttaataattcttttgGACTCAGTTTTTATGTTGTGGTTTAGATATGTTATGATAAATGCAGTGAGAAGCTACACATATGTCACAGATTGatagatattatatattatatcctgctactttgacaAAAGTGTTTGTCAGA
The sequence above is drawn from the Castor canadensis chromosome 14, mCasCan1.hap1v2, whole genome shotgun sequence genome and encodes:
- the LOC109694013 gene encoding methyl-CpG-binding domain protein 3-like 2B, whose amino-acid sequence is MTMEEPAINAFPSQPVLGRLKRNMIPEALERKKRVPVAKGRHRAGAGAALPVRMTSCIFKRPVTRITAHPGNEVRRRHGEENLEKPQQLCALRRLQGLQVHSSEGQLLTALDFESASKIISLGIQGKSLGQAGAEDLRTCPEPSPGQVPYQRETIPGGLPPSFYHQEVTSADIRRQMRKVKQARKRLAEAVKADSLARKAERRNSQNEWS